A single Pseudodesulfovibrio aespoeensis Aspo-2 DNA region contains:
- a CDS encoding (Fe-S)-binding protein, with product MADIHKLAQMLKELDDQLVGCMRCGMCQAVCPIFAQTGREADVTRGKLALLDGLAKEMLTDAEGVNEKLNRCLLCGTCQSNCPSGVKIMDIFLKARAIMTGYFGLSPVKRAIFRGMLQNPKLFNALTSMGSKFQGLFTKKVDDMLGSSCARFNSPIIGDRHFRTLAEKPLHTIVPELDTPAGKSGIKVAFYVGCVIDKIFPHVGQSIIDVLTRHGVGIYMPSGQACCGIPALSSGDTATFDTLVAMNVERMAEGEFDYLVTGCATCTSTIKELWPHMFKGPSALKYDIGVIERKTMDISQFLVDILKLEPKVQTGGRTVTYHDPCHLKNALGITAQPRALIKAAGCGFKEMAEAGVCCGCGGSFNIAYYEMSKKIGSRKADNIMASGADTVATSCPACMLQITDMLSQKKAGIDVKHVIELYADGC from the coding sequence ATGGCAGATATCCACAAGCTTGCCCAAATGCTCAAGGAGCTGGACGACCAGCTGGTCGGCTGCATGCGCTGCGGCATGTGCCAGGCCGTTTGTCCCATATTCGCCCAGACCGGGCGCGAGGCCGATGTCACGCGGGGCAAGCTCGCCCTGCTCGACGGGCTGGCCAAAGAGATGCTCACCGACGCCGAAGGGGTCAACGAGAAGCTCAACCGCTGCCTTTTGTGCGGCACCTGCCAGTCAAACTGTCCCAGCGGCGTGAAGATCATGGACATCTTCCTCAAGGCCCGGGCCATCATGACCGGCTACTTCGGCCTGTCCCCTGTCAAGCGCGCCATCTTCCGGGGCATGTTGCAGAACCCGAAGCTCTTCAACGCCCTGACCAGCATGGGCTCCAAGTTTCAGGGGTTGTTCACCAAGAAGGTGGACGACATGCTTGGCTCGTCCTGCGCCCGGTTCAACTCGCCGATCATCGGCGACCGCCACTTCCGCACCCTGGCCGAGAAGCCGCTGCACACGATCGTGCCCGAGCTGGACACCCCGGCCGGAAAGAGCGGGATCAAGGTCGCCTTCTATGTGGGCTGCGTCATCGACAAGATATTCCCCCATGTGGGCCAGTCCATCATCGATGTGCTGACCCGGCACGGGGTGGGCATCTACATGCCGTCGGGCCAGGCGTGCTGCGGCATCCCGGCCCTGTCGAGCGGCGACACTGCCACCTTCGACACCCTGGTGGCCATGAACGTGGAGCGGATGGCCGAGGGCGAATTCGACTACCTCGTCACTGGCTGCGCCACCTGCACCTCCACCATCAAGGAGCTGTGGCCGCACATGTTCAAGGGGCCGTCGGCGCTCAAGTACGACATCGGCGTGATTGAAAGAAAAACCATGGACATCAGCCAGTTCCTCGTGGATATATTGAAACTGGAGCCAAAAGTGCAGACCGGCGGACGGACCGTGACCTACCACGATCCCTGCCACCTGAAGAACGCGCTGGGCATCACCGCCCAGCCCCGCGCCCTGATCAAGGCAGCGGGTTGCGGCTTCAAGGAGATGGCCGAGGCGGGCGTGTGCTGCGGCTGCGGTGGCAGCTTCAATATCGCTTACTATGAAATGTCCAAGAAGATCGGCAGCCGCAAGGCGGACAATATCATGGCCTCTGGCGCTGACACCGTGGCCACCAGCTGTCCGGCCTGCATGCTCCAGATCACGGACATGCTTTCGCAGAAAAAAGCCGGTATCGATGTGAAACACGTCATCGAACTCTACGCCGACGGCTGCTAG
- a CDS encoding FAD-binding oxidoreductase, with protein sequence MGAEKLIKDFEAAVGADNVMTSETDRHAYSYDAAVLDSVMPAMVVRPTTSEALGQATKLCNDNGLPLTVRGAGTNLSGGTIPHPGGVVVLTNGLSRILEINEADMYAVVEPGVITAKFAAEVAKRGLFYPPDPGSQTVSTLGGNVAENAGGLRGLKYGVTKDYVMGVDFWDVNGQMVKSGSRTVKCVTGYNLSGLMIASEGTLGVFDRIILKLIPPPQAAKSMMAIFPSMKAASETVAAIIANKIVPATLEMMDNFTIRAVENFRGAGLPVDAAALLLIEVDGHPAQVADEAAKVEEICRKNGATELKVAKDAAERDAVWQARRDALPALAKLKPTCVLEDATVPRSKIPAMIEALGQISKKYDLTIGTFGHAGDGNLHPTILTDKRDKKEWERVEHAIDEIFERALALGGTLSGEHGIGMAKSKYLEQETSRATLEYSRRMKSVLDPKGILNPGKIIGLKSEG encoded by the coding sequence ATGGGTGCTGAAAAGCTCATCAAGGATTTTGAGGCCGCAGTCGGTGCGGACAATGTTATGACCAGCGAGACTGATCGCCACGCCTATTCCTATGATGCGGCGGTGCTCGATTCCGTCATGCCTGCCATGGTCGTCCGGCCCACCACCAGCGAGGCGCTGGGCCAGGCCACCAAGCTGTGTAACGACAACGGACTTCCGCTCACCGTGCGCGGCGCGGGAACCAACCTTTCCGGCGGCACCATCCCCCATCCGGGTGGTGTGGTCGTCCTGACCAATGGCTTGAGCCGCATCCTCGAGATCAACGAGGCGGACATGTACGCCGTGGTCGAGCCGGGCGTGATCACGGCCAAGTTCGCCGCAGAAGTGGCCAAGCGCGGCCTGTTCTATCCGCCCGATCCGGGCAGCCAGACCGTCTCCACCCTGGGCGGCAACGTGGCCGAGAATGCGGGCGGCCTGCGCGGCCTAAAGTACGGTGTGACCAAGGACTACGTCATGGGCGTGGACTTCTGGGACGTGAACGGCCAGATGGTCAAGTCCGGCTCGCGTACGGTCAAGTGTGTCACCGGCTACAACCTGTCCGGGCTCATGATCGCCTCCGAGGGCACGCTGGGCGTGTTCGACAGGATCATCCTCAAGCTCATTCCCCCGCCGCAGGCAGCCAAGTCCATGATGGCCATCTTCCCCTCCATGAAGGCCGCTTCCGAGACCGTGGCCGCCATCATCGCCAACAAGATCGTGCCCGCCACCCTTGAGATGATGGACAACTTCACCATCCGCGCGGTGGAGAATTTCCGCGGCGCGGGGTTGCCCGTGGATGCGGCGGCCCTGTTGCTGATCGAGGTGGACGGGCATCCGGCCCAGGTGGCCGACGAGGCCGCCAAGGTCGAGGAAATATGCCGGAAGAACGGTGCCACCGAATTGAAGGTGGCCAAGGACGCCGCCGAGCGCGACGCGGTCTGGCAGGCAAGACGCGACGCGCTGCCCGCCCTGGCCAAGCTCAAGCCCACCTGCGTGCTTGAGGATGCCACGGTGCCGCGCTCCAAGATCCCGGCCATGATCGAGGCCCTGGGCCAGATCAGCAAGAAGTACGACCTGACCATCGGCACCTTTGGCCACGCGGGCGACGGCAACCTGCACCCGACCATCCTGACCGACAAGCGCGACAAGAAGGAATGGGAGCGCGTGGAGCACGCCATCGACGAGATATTCGAGCGCGCCCTGGCCCTGGGCGGCACCCTGTCCGGCGAGCACGGCATCGGCATGGCCAAGTCCAAGTACCTGGAGCAGGAGACCTCGCGCGCCACGCTGGAATACTCCCGCCGCATGAAGTCCGTTCTCGACCCCAAGGGCATCCTCAATCCCGGCAAGATCATCGGCCTGAAGTCCGAAGGGTAG
- a CDS encoding lactate utilization protein: MTTSTEYCQTFIEKAKAVSAFVTEVKTEDEALKYVIDLCDTKEACQLLVSGCERDLSEKAEKLCDAKQKKVIAAPGLKKPLYDKLAEMSAKAGFECIDSGMREHLAGVDIGFTFAEYGLAETGTLMLDCPSEDLRLATMVSEFHVCVLPKSKIRKDSYAVEKMMLTRMGKTPDYLAFITGASRTADIERVLALGVHGPLELHILLLED; the protein is encoded by the coding sequence ATGACAACCAGCACTGAATACTGCCAGACGTTCATCGAGAAGGCCAAGGCCGTCTCCGCGTTCGTCACTGAAGTGAAAACCGAGGACGAGGCGCTCAAGTACGTCATCGACCTGTGCGACACCAAGGAGGCGTGCCAGCTGCTCGTCTCCGGCTGCGAGCGCGACCTGTCGGAAAAGGCCGAAAAGCTGTGCGACGCCAAGCAGAAAAAGGTCATCGCCGCGCCTGGCCTGAAGAAGCCGCTCTATGACAAGCTCGCGGAGATGAGCGCCAAGGCGGGTTTCGAATGCATCGATTCCGGCATGCGCGAGCATCTGGCCGGGGTGGACATCGGCTTCACCTTTGCCGAATACGGTCTGGCCGAGACCGGCACCCTGATGCTCGACTGTCCGAGCGAGGACCTGCGCCTGGCCACCATGGTCAGCGAGTTCCATGTCTGCGTGCTGCCCAAGTCCAAGATCCGCAAGGACAGCTACGCGGTGGAAAAGATGATGCTCACCCGCATGGGCAAGACCCCGGATTATCTGGCCTTCATTACCGGAGCCAGCCGCACCGCCGACATCGAGCGCGTCCTCGCGCTGGGCGTCCACGGTCCCCTTGAACTGCACATCCTGCTCCTGGAGGACTAG
- a CDS encoding Dabb family protein: MVRHIVMWTMKEEAEGNPAQVNAARMKEMLEALAGRIEGLRHIEVSHDIVAADPDCHVVLCSEHDDADALNHYQGHPEHQACVGFVKKVAASRKAVDYEI, encoded by the coding sequence GTGGTCAGGCATATCGTCATGTGGACAATGAAGGAAGAGGCCGAAGGCAACCCGGCCCAGGTCAACGCGGCCCGGATGAAAGAGATGCTTGAAGCCCTGGCCGGGCGCATCGAAGGACTCCGGCATATTGAGGTCAGTCACGACATCGTGGCCGCCGATCCCGATTGTCACGTTGTTTTGTGCTCCGAGCACGACGACGCAGACGCCCTGAACCACTATCAGGGCCACCCCGAACACCAGGCATGCGTCGGCTTCGTCAAGAAGGTCGCCGCCAGCCGAAAGGCCGTGGATTACGAGATCTAG
- the pta gene encoding phosphate acetyltransferase codes for MSKNLYVTATESRSGKSAIVLGVLQMILRELHNVAVFRPIINDPGEGRKDHDIELMIEHFKLSIPYRDTYAYTLKQARELINSGQHALLLENILKKYKDLEAQYDFVLCEGTDFKGKDPAFEFDINADIAANIGAPMLVVCSGLDKSPEEVISVSQTTIDTLEEKGVDLVGCIVNRAPEGVTREMASLIECKVRCKEPMPVYSIPENEALGKPTIGDVKRWLDADVLYGHSGMHGLVDNYVVAAMQIGNFLGYIRTGSLIITPGDRSDIILSSLASRLSSSYPDISGIVLTGGLNVSTNVHKLIEGWTGVPVPVLSVKGHTYQTVQELTRLYGRIETHDDQRIATALGGFSQHVDVQELRDRVIEQRSTRVTPKMFEYSLVEKASGNKQRIVMPEGSGERILRATDILLRRGVAEMILLGKPEELRAKASALGVDISGARIIDPSESELLDPFAEEYLELRKHKGVIAEMAWDRMRDPTYFATMMVHKGFADGMVSGSVTTTAQTIRPAFEFVKTKPGCSIVSSVFLMCLKDRVLVYGDCAVNPNPNAQQLAEIAIASAETARIFGIEPKVAMLSYSTGDSGKGEDVEKVIEAARIAKALVKERGLGFPIEGPLQYDAAVDPDVAAVKMPHSEVAGQASVFIFPDLNTGNNTYKAVQRAANAVAIGPILQGLNKPVNDLSRGCTVPDIVNTVAITAIQAQAEKGN; via the coding sequence ATGTCCAAGAACCTGTATGTGACCGCGACGGAATCGCGAAGCGGCAAGTCCGCCATCGTCCTCGGCGTGTTGCAGATGATCCTGCGGGAACTGCACAATGTCGCCGTTTTCCGGCCCATCATCAATGATCCGGGCGAGGGGAGGAAGGACCACGACATCGAGCTGATGATCGAGCACTTCAAGCTTTCCATCCCCTATCGCGACACCTACGCCTACACCCTCAAGCAGGCGCGCGAGCTGATCAACTCCGGTCAGCATGCCCTGCTGCTCGAAAATATTCTCAAGAAATACAAAGACCTCGAAGCCCAATATGACTTCGTGCTCTGCGAAGGCACGGACTTCAAGGGCAAAGATCCCGCCTTTGAGTTCGACATCAACGCGGACATCGCGGCCAACATCGGCGCCCCCATGCTGGTGGTCTGCTCCGGGCTGGACAAGTCGCCCGAGGAAGTCATCTCCGTCTCCCAGACCACCATCGACACGCTGGAGGAGAAGGGCGTGGACCTCGTGGGCTGCATCGTCAACCGTGCGCCCGAGGGCGTGACCCGCGAGATGGCCAGCCTCATCGAGTGCAAGGTGCGCTGCAAGGAGCCCATGCCCGTCTACAGCATCCCGGAGAACGAGGCCCTGGGCAAGCCCACCATCGGCGATGTCAAGCGCTGGCTTGATGCCGACGTGCTCTACGGCCACAGCGGCATGCACGGGCTGGTGGACAACTATGTGGTCGCGGCCATGCAGATAGGCAACTTTCTTGGTTACATCCGGACCGGCAGCCTGATCATCACCCCGGGCGACCGCTCGGACATCATCCTGTCGAGTCTTGCCTCGCGGCTGTCCAGCTCCTATCCGGACATTTCCGGCATCGTGCTCACCGGCGGGCTGAACGTGTCCACCAATGTGCACAAGCTCATCGAGGGGTGGACCGGCGTGCCAGTGCCCGTGCTCTCGGTCAAGGGCCACACCTACCAGACCGTGCAGGAGCTGACGCGCCTGTATGGCCGCATCGAGACCCACGACGACCAGCGCATTGCCACGGCGCTTGGCGGATTTTCCCAGCATGTGGACGTGCAGGAGCTGCGCGACCGGGTCATCGAGCAGCGCTCCACCCGCGTCACGCCCAAGATGTTCGAGTATTCGCTGGTGGAGAAGGCGTCCGGCAACAAGCAGCGCATCGTCATGCCCGAAGGTTCGGGCGAGCGCATCCTGCGCGCCACCGACATCCTGCTGCGCCGCGGCGTGGCCGAGATGATCCTGCTGGGCAAGCCCGAGGAGCTCAGGGCCAAGGCGTCGGCGCTGGGCGTGGACATTTCGGGCGCGCGGATCATCGATCCCAGTGAGTCCGAGCTGCTCGATCCCTTTGCCGAGGAATATCTGGAACTGCGCAAGCACAAGGGCGTCATTGCCGAGATGGCCTGGGACCGCATGCGCGACCCCACCTATTTCGCCACCATGATGGTCCACAAGGGGTTTGCAGACGGCATGGTCTCCGGCTCGGTGACCACCACGGCCCAGACCATCCGCCCGGCCTTCGAGTTCGTCAAGACCAAGCCGGGCTGCTCCATCGTCTCCTCGGTCTTCCTCATGTGCCTCAAGGACCGCGTGCTGGTCTACGGCGACTGCGCGGTGAACCCCAACCCCAACGCCCAGCAGCTGGCCGAGATCGCCATTGCCTCGGCAGAGACCGCGCGCATCTTCGGCATAGAGCCCAAGGTGGCCATGCTCAGCTACTCCACCGGCGATTCGGGCAAGGGTGAGGATGTGGAAAAGGTCATCGAGGCCGCCAGGATCGCCAAGGCGTTGGTCAAGGAGCGCGGCCTGGGCTTCCCCATCGAGGGGCCGCTTCAGTACGACGCCGCCGTGGACCCGGACGTGGCCGCGGTCAAGATGCCCCATTCCGAGGTGGCTGGGCAGGCCTCGGTCTTTATCTTCCCTGATCTCAATACCGGCAACAACACCTACAAGGCCGTGCAGCGCGCTGCCAACGCCGTGGCCATCGGCCCCATCCTCCAGGGGCTGAACAAGCCTGTCAACGACCTCTCGCGCGGCTGCACCGTGCCGGACATCGTCAACACCGTGGCCATCACCGCCATCCAGGCGCAGGCCGAAAAGGGCAACTAG
- a CDS encoding acetate/propionate family kinase, whose amino-acid sequence MKVLVINSGSSSIKYQLLDMQTEAVLVSGLVERIGEAKGELTNKAFPGTDRQVVTKIEQPIPDHNTGMRLAIELITDPEKGVIKDRGEIDAVGHRVVHGGEEFHQPTIITAEVIRAIEATVPLAPLHNPANLDGIRVAVELFPGVPQVAVFDTAFHQTIPAHAYMYALPYALYATDRVRRYGFHGTSHKFVAGECAKLLGKPLDKCNLITVHLGNGCSMTAVEQGKSVDTSLGLTPLEGLVMGTRSGDVDPAVHAFLARNKGMGIEEIDTMLNKESGLKGLCGMNDMRDIHAAIAKGDVRAGLALDVQTYRNRKYIGAYMAVLGRVDAIVFTAGIGENDDIVRRESLKGLECLGVKIDAEANGQRAKEPLKISAADSTVAVWVIPTNEELAIARETKSVLN is encoded by the coding sequence ATGAAAGTACTTGTCATCAACTCAGGCAGTTCATCCATCAAATACCAGCTCCTGGACATGCAGACCGAGGCCGTGCTGGTCTCGGGCCTGGTGGAGCGCATCGGCGAGGCCAAGGGCGAGCTGACCAACAAGGCGTTCCCCGGCACTGACCGGCAGGTGGTGACTAAAATCGAGCAGCCCATTCCGGATCACAACACCGGCATGCGGCTGGCCATCGAGCTGATCACCGACCCGGAAAAGGGCGTGATCAAGGATCGCGGCGAGATCGACGCGGTGGGCCATCGCGTGGTGCACGGCGGCGAGGAGTTCCACCAGCCCACGATCATCACCGCCGAGGTCATCCGGGCCATCGAGGCCACGGTGCCGCTGGCCCCGCTGCACAATCCGGCCAACCTGGACGGCATCCGCGTGGCCGTGGAGCTGTTTCCCGGCGTGCCGCAGGTGGCCGTGTTCGACACCGCCTTTCACCAGACCATCCCGGCCCACGCCTACATGTACGCGCTGCCCTACGCCCTGTATGCGACCGACCGCGTGCGCCGCTACGGCTTTCATGGCACCTCGCACAAATTTGTGGCCGGGGAGTGCGCAAAGCTGCTGGGCAAGCCGCTCGACAAGTGCAACCTGATCACCGTCCATCTGGGCAACGGCTGCTCCATGACCGCCGTGGAGCAGGGCAAAAGCGTGGACACCTCGCTCGGGCTGACTCCCCTTGAGGGACTGGTCATGGGCACCCGCTCCGGCGATGTGGACCCGGCTGTCCACGCCTTCCTGGCGCGCAACAAGGGCATGGGTATCGAGGAAATCGACACCATGCTCAACAAGGAGTCCGGTCTCAAGGGGCTGTGCGGCATGAACGACATGCGCGACATCCACGCGGCCATAGCCAAGGGCGACGTCAGGGCCGGGCTTGCTCTGGATGTCCAGACCTACCGCAACCGCAAATACATCGGCGCATACATGGCCGTGCTTGGCCGGGTGGACGCCATCGTCTTCACCGCGGGCATCGGCGAGAACGACGACATTGTCCGCCGCGAGTCCCTCAAGGGGCTTGAGTGCCTGGGTGTGAAGATCGACGCCGAGGCCAACGGACAGCGCGCCAAGGAGCCGCTGAAGATCAGCGCTGCCGACAGCACTGTCGCGGTCTGGGTCATTCCGACCAACGAGGAACTTGCCATCGCGCGAGAAACGAAGAGCGTTTTGAACTAG
- a CDS encoding methyl-accepting chemotaxis protein, giving the protein MSQSTPPYLRRFVALYFGVFALVAGASVWFTLACSGEAWAVAVVATAILGVFGLLGIALVVLLGRLLVGPVSQVMRYTAHVLDGNYAEADDAALAKAMPGLGGMVSELAGRFKERLGFSRSILAGLPVPCCLVDTGQNITFLNQECLDMIGSKDTPESFYGRKISQIFYRDDRKSVIGTCMDDTIRMMNREAVFKHVDGSDINVLANLFPLTDVTGKVIGGCCLYLDTTELKRREAEILSQNERIARAASDASAISEELAAAAVQLEGLVANARTGACVQTDRTGETATAMEQMNATVLEVARHAQDAALDADEARQRADEGAAVVTEVVQAIHEVATRAQELKSSMEELDVRAESIGKVLGVIEDIADQTNLLALNAAIEAARAGEAGRGFAVVADEVRKLAEKTMQATNEVHQAVTGIQDGARKNVRATEIAVSAVQKSTDMANRSGEALKSIVLVAESTADRVRSIATAAEQQSAASDEISRATMDVNRICGETDRAMAESAEAIKRLAGLAESLADVIRGMR; this is encoded by the coding sequence ATGAGCCAGTCCACGCCCCCATACCTGCGCAGATTCGTCGCGCTCTATTTCGGAGTTTTCGCCCTTGTTGCGGGAGCGTCCGTCTGGTTTACCCTGGCCTGTTCCGGGGAGGCGTGGGCCGTGGCCGTGGTTGCCACGGCGATCTTAGGCGTGTTCGGCCTGCTCGGCATCGCCCTGGTGGTCCTGCTCGGGCGGCTGCTCGTCGGCCCGGTCAGCCAGGTGATGCGCTACACGGCCCATGTGCTCGACGGCAACTATGCCGAGGCGGACGACGCGGCGCTGGCTAAGGCCATGCCCGGGCTGGGCGGGATGGTCAGCGAGCTGGCTGGCCGGTTCAAGGAGCGGCTCGGCTTCTCCCGGAGCATTCTCGCCGGCCTGCCCGTGCCGTGCTGCCTTGTGGACACCGGGCAGAACATCACCTTTCTCAACCAGGAATGCCTGGACATGATCGGGTCCAAGGATACTCCGGAATCCTTTTATGGCCGCAAGATTTCCCAGATTTTCTACCGCGACGACCGCAAATCCGTCATCGGGACATGCATGGATGATACTATCCGGATGATGAACCGGGAGGCGGTCTTCAAGCATGTGGACGGCAGCGACATCAACGTGCTGGCCAACCTGTTTCCCCTGACGGACGTGACCGGCAAGGTCATCGGCGGCTGCTGCCTCTATCTTGACACCACGGAACTCAAGCGGCGCGAGGCGGAGATTCTCAGCCAGAACGAGCGGATAGCGCGGGCCGCCAGCGACGCCTCAGCCATTTCCGAGGAGCTGGCCGCCGCTGCGGTGCAGCTTGAGGGGCTGGTGGCCAACGCCAGGACCGGGGCCTGTGTCCAGACGGACCGGACCGGCGAGACCGCCACGGCCATGGAGCAGATGAACGCCACGGTCCTTGAGGTGGCGCGCCACGCCCAGGACGCTGCCCTGGACGCCGACGAGGCGCGACAGCGGGCCGATGAGGGCGCTGCCGTGGTCACCGAGGTAGTCCAGGCCATCCATGAGGTCGCCACCCGCGCCCAGGAACTCAAGTCGTCCATGGAGGAGCTTGACGTTCGGGCCGAATCCATCGGCAAGGTGCTCGGCGTGATCGAGGACATCGCGGACCAGACCAACCTGCTGGCCCTCAACGCCGCCATCGAGGCCGCGCGCGCGGGCGAGGCGGGCAGGGGGTTTGCCGTGGTGGCCGACGAGGTGCGCAAGCTGGCGGAAAAGACCATGCAGGCCACCAACGAAGTGCATCAGGCCGTCACCGGCATCCAGGACGGGGCCAGGAAGAATGTCCGGGCCACGGAGATTGCGGTCAGCGCGGTGCAGAAAAGCACGGACATGGCCAACCGTTCGGGCGAGGCCCTCAAGAGCATCGTCCTGGTGGCCGAGTCCACCGCCGATCGGGTGCGCTCCATCGCCACGGCGGCGGAGCAGCAGTCCGCGGCCAGCGATGAAATCAGCCGGGCCACCATGGATGTCAACCGCATCTGTGGCGAGACCGACCGGGCCATGGCCGAGTCTGCCGAGGCGATCAAGCGGCTGGCCGGGCTGGCCGAATCACTGGCCGATGTCATTCGCGGCATGCGCTAG
- the ldhH gene encoding L-lactate dehydrogenase (quinone) large subunit LdhH — protein sequence MQKADNLKEYRSELRESLDNDFLRTTLDNFAIAYRTGRANAFKGMDVRGLIDEIACSKDEAAAHLDDLYKEFKTKAEAAGVHVHLAKDAKAANAIIASIAKNANCKKIVKSKSMTAEETLLNHALEDEGLEVTETDLGEWIIQLRHEGPSHMVMPAIHLSRYQVGDLFTEVTGKKQDSEIEKLVKVARRELRQKYVEADMGISGANFAVAETGTIGLVTNEGNARLVTTLPRVHVALMGLDKLLPTLHDALRILKALPRNATGQAITSYVTWITGANECASAPDGKKEIHFVMLDNGRSELAKDPLFSQVLRCVRCGACANVCPVYRLVGGHKMGHIYIGAIGLILTYFFHGKHAAKNLIQNCINCEACKDICAGGIDLPRLIKAIHARIQDEDGHPLPSLLLGTVLKNRKLFHTLLRTAKWAQKPVAEKDGFIRHLPMIFSKEHGFRALPTIAETPFRDKWAEIRPTVENPKYRVALFSGCVQDFVYPEQMQAAVKLFAAESVAMEYPMDQSCCGLPVQMMGEMKASRDVCVQNLRAFEAGDYDYVITLCASCAAHLKHNYPKLVMDTPSLALKAAEFAAKVIDYSSFVHDVLKVKAEDFTQSGGKATYHAPCHLCRGLDVHAAPRELIATGGMEYVECNEEEVCCGFGGTFSMKFPELSAELLKKKLGNVEATGAEVLLTDCPGCIMQLRGGLKTRGSAIRVRHVSEVLADNLKK from the coding sequence ATGCAGAAAGCCGACAATCTCAAGGAATACCGCAGCGAGCTGCGCGAGTCGCTGGATAACGACTTCCTGCGCACCACGCTCGACAACTTCGCCATCGCCTATCGCACCGGGCGCGCCAACGCCTTCAAGGGCATGGACGTGCGCGGCCTGATCGACGAGATCGCCTGCTCCAAGGACGAAGCCGCCGCCCACCTGGACGACCTGTACAAGGAGTTCAAGACCAAGGCCGAGGCGGCGGGCGTGCATGTGCATCTGGCCAAGGACGCCAAGGCGGCCAACGCCATCATCGCTTCCATCGCCAAGAACGCCAACTGCAAGAAGATCGTCAAGTCCAAGTCCATGACCGCCGAGGAGACGCTCCTCAACCATGCGCTGGAGGACGAGGGGCTTGAGGTGACCGAGACCGACCTTGGCGAGTGGATCATCCAGCTGCGCCACGAGGGACCGTCACACATGGTCATGCCCGCCATCCACCTGTCGCGCTATCAGGTGGGCGACCTGTTCACCGAAGTCACGGGCAAGAAGCAGGACAGCGAGATCGAGAAGCTGGTCAAGGTGGCCCGCCGCGAGCTGCGCCAGAAGTACGTCGAGGCCGACATGGGCATCTCCGGCGCCAACTTCGCCGTGGCCGAGACCGGCACCATCGGGCTGGTCACCAACGAGGGCAACGCCCGGCTGGTGACCACGCTGCCCCGCGTCCATGTGGCGCTCATGGGTCTGGACAAGCTGCTGCCCACCCTGCACGACGCCCTGCGCATCCTCAAGGCGCTGCCGCGCAACGCCACAGGCCAGGCCATCACTTCCTACGTCACCTGGATCACCGGGGCCAACGAGTGTGCGTCCGCGCCCGACGGCAAGAAGGAAATCCACTTCGTCATGCTCGACAACGGGCGTAGCGAGCTGGCCAAGGATCCGCTCTTCTCCCAGGTGCTTCGCTGCGTGCGCTGCGGCGCGTGCGCCAACGTCTGTCCGGTCTACCGGCTGGTGGGCGGCCACAAGATGGGCCACATCTACATCGGGGCCATCGGCCTGATTCTGACCTACTTCTTCCACGGCAAGCATGCGGCCAAGAACCTGATCCAGAACTGCATCAACTGCGAGGCGTGCAAGGACATCTGCGCGGGCGGCATCGACCTGCCGCGCCTGATCAAGGCGATCCACGCCCGTATCCAGGATGAGGACGGCCACCCGTTGCCGAGCCTGCTGCTGGGCACGGTGCTCAAGAACCGCAAGCTCTTCCACACCCTGCTGCGCACGGCCAAGTGGGCGCAAAAGCCCGTGGCCGAGAAGGACGGCTTCATCCGCCACCTGCCCATGATCTTCTCCAAGGAGCACGGGTTCCGTGCCTTGCCGACCATTGCCGAGACCCCGTTCAGGGACAAGTGGGCCGAAATCCGCCCGACCGTGGAGAACCCCAAGTACCGCGTGGCCCTGTTCTCCGGCTGCGTGCAGGACTTCGTGTACCCGGAGCAGATGCAGGCGGCGGTCAAGCTGTTCGCCGCCGAGTCCGTGGCCATGGAGTATCCCATGGATCAGTCCTGCTGCGGCCTGCCCGTGCAGATGATGGGCGAGATGAAGGCGTCGCGCGATGTCTGCGTGCAGAACCTGCGCGCCTTCGAGGCGGGCGACTACGACTACGTCATCACCCTGTGCGCCTCCTGCGCCGCCCACCTCAAGCACAACTACCCCAAGCTGGTCATGGACACCCCGAGCCTGGCGCTCAAGGCCGCCGAGTTCGCGGCCAAGGTCATCGACTACAGCTCCTTTGTCCACGACGTGCTCAAGGTCAAGGCCGAAGACTTCACCCAGTCTGGCGGCAAGGCCACGTATCACGCCCCGTGCCACCTGTGCCGCGGGCTCGATGTCCACGCCGCGCCGCGCGAGCTGATCGCCACCGGCGGCATGGAGTATGTGGAGTGCAACGAGGAGGAGGTCTGCTGCGGATTCGGCGGCACCTTCTCCATGAAGTTCCCGGAGCTTTCGGCAGAGCTGCTCAAGAAGAAGCTGGGCAATGTCGAGGCCACCGGGGCCGAGGTGCTCCTGACCGATTGTCCGGGCTGCATCATGCAGCTGCGCGGTGGCCTGAAGACCAGGGGGTCGGCCATCAGGGTCCGGCACGTGTCCGAGGTGCTGGCCGACAATCTGAAGAAATAG